Proteins encoded in a region of the Pseudanabaena sp. BC1403 genome:
- a CDS encoding MarR family winged helix-turn-helix transcriptional regulator yields the protein MSTNLALDPLRNLAWRSLLTVHSKLLDRIAEKITQAELPPLEWYDVMLTLKEAPDYSLRLSELAEKVLLSRSNLTRLVDRLENAGFLYRKSCPNDRRGTYAVLTESGLAMQQKMWIVYAEGISEYFASHISDDEARTLQQICDRLLSKLA from the coding sequence ATGTCAACTAATTTAGCCTTAGATCCTTTACGAAATTTAGCTTGGCGATCGCTTTTGACCGTCCATAGCAAGTTGCTTGATCGCATTGCCGAAAAAATCACTCAAGCCGAGCTGCCGCCGTTGGAATGGTATGACGTAATGCTCACACTAAAAGAAGCTCCTGATTACTCCTTGCGATTGAGTGAGTTAGCTGAAAAAGTTCTATTAAGTCGCAGCAATCTAACCCGCCTTGTTGATCGCCTTGAAAATGCAGGCTTTCTCTATCGCAAGTCCTGTCCCAATGATCGACGGGGAACTTATGCTGTCTTAACAGAATCAGGTCTAGCAATGCAACAAAAAATGTGGATAGTTTATGCAGAGGGGATTTCCGAGTATTTTGCTAGCCACATCTCAGATGATGAAGCGAGAACCTTACAGCAAATCTGCGATCGGTTATTAAGTAAATTAGCATAA
- a CDS encoding chlorophyll a/b-binding protein, whose product MSNSYRVDERGVLNNFAVEPKMYVEETQKAGFTPYAELLNGRLAMIGFVSLLILEFSTGHGLVWWLANV is encoded by the coding sequence ATGAGCAACAGTTATAGAGTCGATGAGCGCGGTGTTCTCAACAATTTCGCAGTTGAGCCTAAGATGTATGTTGAAGAAACCCAAAAAGCTGGTTTTACACCTTACGCAGAATTGTTGAATGGAAGATTGGCGATGATTGGTTTTGTATCTTTGCTAATCCTTGAGTTTTCTACGGGGCATGGGTTGGTTTGGTGGCTTGCTAACGTATAA